One genomic segment of Chitinophaga parva includes these proteins:
- a CDS encoding sigma-54-dependent transcriptional regulator has product MLLFKIFIVEDDPWYGEILQYHLGLNPDYEVTLLKTGKECLAQLSKKPDLVTIDFSLPDLNGEELFRKIRATQPHLPVIVISAQDKITTAVSLLKLGVDDYLVKDDHTKELLWKSIIRIRENLSLKEEISELKAELKTKYDYSNTIVGNSAAIRQVFRLIDKAAASTINVSITGETGTGKEVVAKAVHYHSPRASQPFVAVNMAAIPKELVESELFGYEKGAFTGAQQRKTGKFEEANGGTLFLDEIGELELGIQSKLLRVLQEKELTRLGGNGKVKLDFRLVVATHKNLADEVRKGHFREDLYYRIVGMPIVLPPLRERREDILLLAQHFLKLYSKENKDTEYKLSADARQKLVQYPFPGNIRELKAAVELAAVMSEHHQIEAADITFMSDLTKDPLEGKEMTLREYTRLIIKNYLEKYQDNVVLVAEKLDIGRSTIYKMMQTGEL; this is encoded by the coding sequence GTGCTTTTGTTCAAGATTTTCATTGTAGAAGACGATCCCTGGTATGGCGAAATTTTGCAATATCATTTGGGCCTGAACCCCGACTACGAAGTGACCTTGCTGAAAACCGGCAAAGAGTGCCTGGCACAATTGTCGAAAAAGCCGGATCTCGTAACCATTGACTTTTCCCTGCCCGATCTCAACGGGGAAGAATTGTTCAGGAAGATCCGGGCCACCCAGCCCCACCTGCCGGTGATCGTGATCAGCGCGCAGGACAAGATCACTACGGCCGTAAGCCTCCTGAAACTGGGAGTGGATGATTACCTGGTAAAAGACGATCATACCAAAGAGCTGTTGTGGAAGTCCATCATCCGCATCCGCGAAAATCTTTCCCTCAAAGAAGAGATCAGTGAGCTGAAAGCCGAACTGAAAACGAAATACGATTATTCCAATACCATCGTGGGCAATAGTGCGGCTATCCGGCAGGTGTTCCGCCTCATTGACAAAGCGGCTGCCTCCACCATCAACGTGTCCATTACCGGCGAAACCGGTACCGGCAAGGAAGTGGTGGCCAAGGCGGTGCATTACCACTCGCCCCGCGCCAGCCAGCCCTTTGTGGCAGTGAATATGGCCGCCATTCCCAAAGAACTGGTGGAAAGCGAACTGTTTGGCTACGAAAAAGGGGCCTTCACCGGCGCCCAGCAACGCAAGACGGGCAAGTTTGAAGAGGCAAACGGTGGCACCCTTTTCCTGGACGAGATCGGGGAACTGGAACTGGGCATCCAGAGCAAACTGCTGCGCGTGCTCCAGGAAAAGGAACTGACCCGCCTGGGCGGCAATGGCAAAGTGAAACTGGATTTCCGCCTGGTGGTAGCTACACATAAAAACCTGGCGGATGAAGTGCGTAAAGGCCACTTCCGGGAAGACCTGTACTACCGCATTGTAGGCATGCCCATCGTCCTGCCACCCCTGCGCGAACGGCGGGAAGACATCCTGCTCCTGGCCCAGCATTTCCTGAAATTATACAGCAAAGAAAACAAAGACACGGAATACAAACTCTCCGCGGATGCGCGCCAGAAACTGGTGCAATACCCTTTTCCCGGTAACATCCGGGAACTGAAAGCCGCCGTGGAACTGGCCGCCGTCATGTCTGAGCACCACCAGATCGAAGCCGCAGACATCACCTTCATGAGTGACCTGACCAAAGATCCCCTGGAAGGCAAAGAGATGACGCTGCGCGAATACACAAGGCTGATCATCAAAAATTACCTGGAAAAATACCAGGATAACGTAGTGCTGGTGGCGGAGAAACTGGACATCGGCCGCTCCACGATCTACAAGATGATGCAAACAGGGGAGTTGTAG
- a CDS encoding PAS domain S-box protein: protein MANIQDLEAQIRKTEAELDVLRRQLAAEQAGHAGPVTPAEKAVDRSGVERMQRKLEQDSRRLFNVLSNLNEAVLLEDEQGNTRMVNDTFCRLFGIGREARQLLQLPARVIWRAIRSKFNDPGMFLPGIEKVMQQETPTLNEILLLHDQRILQRDHIKILDGRQFAGRLWRFRDVTEQVRTNEKLKTSEEKYRNIIESMNLGLLETDNQENIIYANQSFCDITGYTVEELKGRSVYSVLTRGENTSLMREKNLLRKKGVSDAYEIRTRDRRGHVKWLLISGAPLYDGQHTQVGAINIHLDITEQKKLEVELREANLKAAESSRAKEIFFANMSHEIRTPMNGILGMTELLKQTVLDEQQQGYLNVIHRSADNLLVIINDILDFSKMEAGKLQLKQVHFDLFELVYQLQATMQPRLREKNLLLTVDIDETTPQHLLGDPYRLNQVLLNLVNNAVKFTDLGWVKISVTCNRIAERQVSLHFAVQDTGIGISPEYLRSIFQSFSQEDGTGTREYGGTGLGLAITKQLVELMGGQISIESEKHTGTTVHVELTFNIGEAPPKKESVVRKQTDELKGLKILVVEDNEFNRLVAGSLLKNHGGTVLEAEDGRQALNVMLGNHVDAVLMDIQMPVMNGYDAARLIRQELRLQTPIIALTANALQREREKCLQAGMNEWLVKPVNEQELISTILRLLGRMADVKVNILETAMAVDDQRALYSLEGLRKMAGGNTDFVQRMVKVFTDITPAYISDLTKATREKDLHTIKAIVHKMRPSIHNLAISKLYTVIEDLESRTGWQDDVAGHTRLLTDTLAEVLAQMGKEIS, encoded by the coding sequence ATGGCAAACATTCAAGACCTGGAAGCGCAGATCAGGAAAACGGAAGCGGAACTGGATGTTTTGCGCCGCCAGCTGGCCGCAGAGCAGGCAGGGCATGCAGGGCCGGTAACGCCGGCGGAGAAGGCGGTGGACCGCAGTGGGGTAGAGCGCATGCAACGTAAGCTGGAACAGGATTCCAGGCGATTGTTCAACGTGCTGTCTAACCTGAACGAGGCCGTGTTGCTGGAAGATGAACAGGGCAATACCCGGATGGTGAATGATACCTTTTGCCGCTTGTTCGGCATTGGGCGGGAAGCCCGCCAGTTATTGCAATTGCCCGCCCGGGTGATCTGGAGGGCCATCCGCAGCAAGTTCAATGACCCTGGCATGTTCCTGCCCGGCATTGAAAAGGTAATGCAGCAGGAAACCCCCACCCTTAATGAAATATTGCTGCTCCATGATCAGCGCATTCTGCAGCGCGATCATATCAAGATCCTTGATGGCCGGCAATTTGCAGGCAGGCTTTGGCGCTTCCGCGATGTAACCGAACAGGTACGCACCAACGAAAAATTGAAGACCAGTGAAGAAAAATACCGCAACATCATTGAAAGCATGAACCTGGGCCTCCTGGAAACAGACAACCAGGAAAACATCATTTATGCCAACCAAAGTTTCTGCGACATCACCGGCTATACGGTAGAGGAGCTGAAAGGCCGCTCTGTGTACAGTGTGCTCACCCGCGGGGAGAACACTTCCCTGATGCGGGAAAAGAATCTGCTGCGCAAGAAAGGCGTGTCTGACGCCTACGAGATCCGGACCCGCGACCGGCGCGGCCATGTAAAGTGGCTGCTGATCAGTGGCGCCCCCCTGTACGACGGCCAGCATACACAGGTAGGCGCTATTAACATTCACCTGGACATTACAGAACAGAAAAAACTGGAAGTGGAACTGCGCGAGGCGAATCTCAAAGCGGCAGAATCGTCCCGCGCAAAAGAGATCTTCTTTGCAAACATGAGCCATGAGATCCGCACGCCCATGAACGGCATCCTGGGCATGACGGAGCTGCTGAAACAAACCGTCCTGGATGAGCAGCAGCAGGGCTACCTGAACGTGATACACCGCTCTGCAGACAACCTGCTCGTGATCATCAATGATATCCTGGATTTCTCTAAAATGGAAGCTGGCAAGCTGCAACTGAAGCAGGTGCATTTTGACCTGTTTGAGCTGGTGTACCAGTTGCAGGCCACCATGCAGCCCCGCCTCCGCGAAAAGAACCTGCTACTTACCGTAGATATTGATGAAACCACACCCCAGCACCTCCTGGGTGATCCTTATCGCCTGAACCAGGTCTTGTTGAATCTTGTAAACAACGCGGTAAAGTTTACAGACCTGGGCTGGGTGAAGATCAGCGTAACCTGCAACCGTATTGCGGAGCGCCAGGTAAGCCTGCACTTTGCCGTGCAGGACACAGGCATTGGCATTTCCCCGGAATACCTGCGCAGCATTTTCCAGAGCTTCTCACAGGAAGATGGTACCGGCACCCGTGAATATGGCGGCACCGGGCTTGGACTGGCCATCACCAAGCAGCTGGTAGAGCTCATGGGTGGGCAGATCAGCATTGAAAGTGAAAAACATACCGGTACCACCGTACACGTGGAGCTAACCTTTAACATAGGCGAGGCGCCGCCCAAAAAAGAAAGCGTTGTCCGCAAACAGACCGATGAACTGAAAGGCCTGAAAATACTGGTAGTAGAAGATAATGAATTTAACCGCCTGGTAGCAGGCTCCCTGTTAAAGAACCACGGCGGCACGGTGCTGGAGGCGGAAGATGGGCGACAGGCCCTGAACGTAATGCTGGGCAACCACGTGGATGCAGTGCTCATGGATATCCAGATGCCGGTAATGAACGGTTATGATGCCGCAAGGCTCATCCGGCAGGAACTGCGCCTGCAAACGCCCATCATTGCCCTCACTGCCAATGCGCTGCAGAGAGAACGTGAAAAATGCCTGCAGGCCGGTATGAACGAGTGGCTGGTGAAACCCGTGAATGAACAGGAACTGATCAGCACCATCCTGCGCCTCCTGGGCCGGATGGCCGACGTAAAGGTGAATATCCTGGAAACCGCCATGGCAGTGGATGACCAGCGTGCGCTATACTCCCTGGAAGGCCTCCGCAAAATGGCCGGCGGCAATACGGACTTTGTCCAGCGCATGGTAAAAGTGTTCACAGACATTACGCCTGCTTACATTAGTGACCTCACAAAAGCCACCCGCGAAAAGGACCTGCATACCATCAAGGCCATAGTGCACAAAATGCGGCCCAGCATTCACAACCTGGCCATTTCAAAACTGTACACGGTAATAGAAGACCTGGAAAGCAGGACCGGGTGGCAGGATGATGTAGCCGGCCATACCCGGTTATTGACGGATACGCTGGCTGAAGTACTGGCGCAAATGGGAAAGGAAATTAGCTGA
- a CDS encoding alpha/beta fold hydrolase: MRRQFCLILLFLLAAGPLWAQHTGQYYTSFDGTKIYYEVKGDKGPAVLLIHGFIVNSSTWKKAALPDTLLAHGFRVITLDLRGNGLSDHPHDSSAYAHDAEAKDIMGLLNALHIRSYDVLGYSRGSIIAARLLVLDRRVHKAVLGGMGIDFTNPQWPRRIMFYHALRGDSVPELAGMIQYVTTAGLDRQALACMQQEQPSTPVAALQQVKQPVLVIRGKDDVDNGSAPDLAKVFPHGTLITSVPGDHNHAASTPEFAAAVAGFLQ; this comes from the coding sequence ATGCGCAGGCAATTTTGTTTGATCCTCCTTTTCTTACTGGCTGCGGGCCCGCTGTGGGCGCAGCATACAGGCCAATACTACACCTCTTTTGACGGCACTAAGATCTACTACGAAGTAAAGGGCGATAAAGGCCCCGCCGTATTACTCATTCATGGTTTTATTGTAAACAGCAGTACCTGGAAAAAAGCAGCCCTCCCGGATACCCTCCTGGCACATGGTTTCCGCGTGATCACGCTGGACCTGCGTGGCAATGGCCTTTCAGACCACCCGCACGACAGCAGCGCTTATGCTCATGATGCAGAAGCTAAAGATATTATGGGTTTGCTCAATGCGCTGCATATCCGTAGCTATGATGTACTGGGTTATTCCCGTGGCTCCATCATTGCTGCCCGCCTGCTGGTGCTGGACAGGCGCGTGCACAAGGCCGTGCTGGGCGGCATGGGCATTGATTTTACCAACCCGCAGTGGCCGCGCCGGATTATGTTTTACCATGCCCTGCGTGGCGATAGCGTGCCGGAACTGGCCGGTATGATCCAATATGTGACCACCGCCGGCCTTGACCGCCAGGCCCTGGCCTGCATGCAGCAGGAGCAGCCCAGCACACCAGTGGCGGCATTGCAACAAGTGAAACAACCGGTACTGGTGATCCGTGGCAAAGACGATGTAGACAATGGTTCTGCGCCAGACCTGGCAAAGGTTTTCCCGCATGGCACGCTGATCACATCTGTGCCAGGCGATCATAACCATGCGGCGTCCACGCCGGAATTTGCAGCGGCCGTGGCGGGGTTCCTGCAATAA
- a CDS encoding sugar phosphate isomerase/epimerase family protein, with the protein MTTRRDFLRSAGLLSAAALLAPRFAAHAATSKEKLIGLQLYTLRTDAQKDIKGTIEAIAKTGYTNVELFGYNRRQYFGLSVPEMKALLQANNLQTTSAHYALMDYLLKGNDDEVKTVIEDAKTLGHDFVTIPYLIDKLRTTADDYKKLADRFNHAGELVNNAGMRLAYHNHNFEFGDLNGTRGYDILLANTDPKLVHFEMDIYWVVYAGIKPEDLFNKYPGRFPMWHVKDMRLQPQKESCEVGKGVIDFKKIFQHKKEAGFENFFVEQEAYTAAPPKQAIITSIDYIKKNLV; encoded by the coding sequence ATGACTACACGCCGGGACTTCCTGCGCAGTGCAGGTTTACTGTCTGCCGCAGCCCTTCTTGCTCCACGTTTTGCGGCTCATGCTGCCACCTCCAAAGAAAAACTGATCGGCCTTCAACTCTACACCCTGCGCACGGATGCACAGAAAGACATTAAAGGCACCATTGAAGCCATTGCCAAAACGGGCTACACCAACGTAGAACTGTTTGGCTACAACAGGCGCCAGTACTTTGGCCTGAGCGTGCCGGAAATGAAGGCGCTGCTGCAAGCCAATAACCTACAAACCACCAGCGCCCACTACGCCCTGATGGACTACCTGCTGAAGGGCAATGATGACGAGGTAAAAACCGTGATCGAAGATGCAAAAACACTGGGCCACGATTTTGTGACCATCCCCTATCTCATTGACAAGCTGCGCACCACTGCGGATGATTACAAAAAACTGGCAGACCGCTTCAACCATGCAGGAGAGCTGGTGAACAACGCGGGCATGCGCCTGGCTTACCACAACCACAATTTTGAATTCGGGGATCTCAATGGCACCAGGGGGTACGACATCCTGCTGGCCAACACAGATCCCAAGCTGGTACATTTTGAAATGGATATTTACTGGGTAGTGTATGCGGGCATCAAGCCGGAAGACCTGTTCAACAAATATCCCGGGCGCTTCCCCATGTGGCATGTTAAAGACATGCGCCTGCAACCGCAAAAGGAGAGCTGTGAAGTAGGTAAAGGTGTGATCGATTTTAAAAAGATCTTCCAACACAAGAAAGAAGCGGGCTTTGAAAACTTCTTTGTAGAACAGGAAGCCTACACTGCCGCGCCGCCCAAACAAGCCATCATCACCAGCATTGACTATATTAAAAAGAACCTGGTGTAA